One window of Actinomycetota bacterium genomic DNA carries:
- the thrB gene encoding homoserine kinase codes for MERPIHVRAPATSANLGPAFDAAGIALDWWDELEARPAPVDGIQLSGEQAELLPTGRDNLIRVAMRRLAQAAGTPLPPLHLSVVKGFPLGRGFGSSAAAVVLGLVAARRLVAPDLPEAELLALACELEGHPDNATPCLHGGATLAWVEDGRPRRRALPVHPDLVAVALVAPEPMATSEARRLLPERVPFAVAAHTGARAAMLPLALAGDHELLLPATEDLLHQPERLAHTPDGAKLLERLRSAGHAAFVSGAGPSLLVLCPRPAAAGVVADAEEALAADGAEGWSVRPLELARHGAL; via the coding sequence ATGGAACGACCCATCCACGTCCGCGCCCCGGCGACCAGCGCGAACCTGGGGCCGGCGTTCGACGCGGCCGGGATCGCCCTCGACTGGTGGGACGAGCTCGAGGCCCGCCCGGCCCCGGTCGACGGCATCCAGCTCAGCGGCGAGCAGGCCGAGCTGCTCCCCACCGGGCGCGACAACCTGATCAGGGTGGCCATGCGCCGCCTGGCCCAGGCGGCCGGGACGCCCCTGCCGCCGCTGCACCTCTCGGTCGTCAAGGGCTTCCCGCTGGGCCGCGGGTTCGGGTCGAGCGCCGCCGCCGTGGTCCTCGGCCTGGTCGCGGCCCGCCGGCTGGTCGCCCCCGACCTCCCCGAGGCCGAACTGCTGGCCCTGGCCTGCGAGCTGGAGGGCCACCCCGACAACGCCACCCCGTGCCTGCACGGCGGGGCCACCCTTGCCTGGGTGGAGGACGGCCGCCCCCGCCGGCGGGCCCTGCCCGTCCATCCCGACCTGGTCGCCGTGGCCCTGGTCGCCCCCGAGCCGATGGCGACCAGCGAGGCCCGCCGGCTGCTGCCCGAGCGGGTGCCGTTCGCGGTCGCGGCCCACACCGGCGCCCGCGCGGCCATGCTGCCCCTGGCCCTGGCCGGCGACCACGAGCTGCTCCTGCCGGCCACCGAGGACCTCCTCCACCAGCCCGAGCGGCTGGCCCACACCCCGGACGGGGCCAAGCTGCTGGAGCGGCTGCGGTCGGCCGGCCACGCCGCCTTCGTCTCCGGGGCCGGGCCCTCCCTGCTGGTCCTCTGCCCCCGTCCGGCGGCCGCCGGGGTGGTGGCCGACGCCGAGGAGGCCCTGGCCGCCGACGGGGCCGAGGGCTGGTCGGTCCGGCCCCTCGAGCTGGCCCGCCACGGCGCCCTCTGA